In the Chryseobacterium sp. MYb264 genome, one interval contains:
- a CDS encoding SusC/RagA family TonB-linked outer membrane protein gives MSLIIKHQNIKRIVFPAFMLSASFVWGQKGVNDSVKTNTKDIDEVVIIGYGKVKKSDLTGSVSSVSAKELAATPAMNALQALQGRAAGLNIVTAGGAPGASANVTVRGGSSITQSSDPLYIVDGFQLDNALNVINPNDIESIDVLKGASAIAIYGARGSNGIIVIKTKSGKKGRTVINYNTFMSFDMLSKKLDMISDSEQFVKYQYELAQLQGKTTQWSNAFDNSLGTDTPGFNAGAFKRIADRYGSAAALDWQKKMLGGTGLTQNHNVNVSVGNDKTQAFISYNYNKQDGLLQNFSETRNSLRANINSELYKGIRVDFNTMFTNNSVNGGGSYSGMKKILLQPITGGTLFTDDQLFNTQTFPDYSALDSGFDTENPFIETQASTSNKKTRTFVANAGIEFDFLKNFTWRTAGQYSWTNSKSTSFSDQNSRAFLTDPVNTGINGNIANAESYRYQITNTLNYTKTFGEKHKVNALLGNEIWYEESEGSSMRLIKFPYPNFGLDDIGNATVADKNTDRSSNSLLSYFTRVNYNYDNRYLITGTFRADGSSKFAEGSRWGYFPSVAGAWRVSQENFWKDHKINNFFNDFKLRIEYGVTGNNGVSNNLWRTNVLLTDYPMNNTQGFPAYVTSTNWGNPLLQWEELRTTNIGVDMAFFNSRVKLTSEWYNNNVSKMLFQSIIPVSTGYSRQYQNIGSMRNRGMEFTLNTINVKSNNFRWTTDLNISFNKSKVMSLEDGQLNKTFSVGGSRTGMVTYYATVGEQLGDMYGYVYQGVYTTDDFTQNTDGTLSLKPGVVKPSSGTPKPGDMKFAADNEAGDQFTRKMQKIGNGTPDFIGGISNNFSYKGFDLAVFMKFSVGNDIYNATKQSLSPYAMFQNVPSEFGNNYYHLIDPNTGLATTNLVRLKELNPNEDSNLWSLSNTNTANIAYPSSYYVENGSYLRIAQVTLGYSFAKEFLNKVMLSNARIYFTVNNLATITGYSGYDPEVTAASGVTVTPGYDSSTYPRSRSYVLGLNLTF, from the coding sequence ATGTCTTTAATAATTAAACATCAGAATATAAAGCGGATCGTGTTTCCTGCTTTTATGCTTTCAGCTAGTTTTGTCTGGGGGCAGAAAGGAGTGAACGATAGTGTGAAAACGAATACAAAAGATATTGATGAAGTAGTCATTATCGGTTATGGAAAAGTGAAAAAATCAGATCTTACGGGATCTGTTTCTTCAGTTTCAGCGAAAGAATTGGCGGCAACACCGGCAATGAATGCTTTGCAGGCACTACAAGGTAGAGCAGCGGGTCTGAATATCGTAACAGCGGGCGGAGCTCCGGGAGCAAGTGCGAATGTGACGGTGCGAGGAGGTTCTTCCATTACCCAAAGTTCAGATCCACTTTATATTGTAGATGGTTTTCAGCTGGATAATGCATTGAATGTGATCAATCCTAATGATATTGAAAGTATTGATGTATTGAAAGGAGCTTCAGCCATTGCTATTTACGGAGCGCGTGGCTCGAATGGTATTATTGTGATTAAAACCAAAAGCGGTAAAAAAGGAAGAACGGTGATTAATTATAACACGTTCATGTCTTTTGATATGCTTTCGAAGAAGCTGGATATGATCTCCGATTCGGAGCAGTTTGTAAAATATCAGTACGAACTGGCACAGCTTCAGGGAAAAACAACGCAATGGAGCAATGCCTTTGATAATAGTTTAGGGACAGATACTCCAGGATTCAATGCGGGAGCCTTTAAAAGAATTGCAGACCGTTACGGATCTGCTGCTGCATTAGACTGGCAGAAAAAAATGTTGGGCGGAACGGGATTAACCCAAAACCACAACGTGAATGTTTCCGTTGGAAATGATAAAACACAGGCATTCATCAGTTATAATTACAACAAGCAGGATGGTTTGCTTCAGAACTTCAGCGAAACAAGAAACTCATTGCGTGCTAATATTAATTCAGAATTATACAAAGGCATCAGGGTAGATTTTAATACCATGTTTACGAATAATTCTGTCAACGGGGGCGGATCTTATTCCGGGATGAAAAAGATCCTTCTTCAACCAATTACTGGAGGAACGTTATTTACTGACGATCAGCTGTTCAATACCCAGACTTTCCCTGATTATTCAGCACTGGACTCCGGTTTTGATACGGAAAATCCATTCATCGAAACTCAGGCATCTACTTCAAATAAAAAAACAAGAACTTTCGTTGCTAATGCAGGAATTGAGTTTGATTTCTTAAAAAACTTTACCTGGAGAACAGCCGGACAATATAGCTGGACAAATAGTAAATCGACTTCGTTCTCTGATCAAAACTCAAGGGCATTCCTTACCGATCCTGTCAATACGGGAATCAACGGGAATATCGCCAATGCAGAAAGTTACCGTTATCAAATTACCAATACTTTAAATTATACTAAAACTTTTGGAGAGAAGCATAAGGTAAACGCTTTACTCGGAAATGAAATCTGGTATGAAGAATCGGAAGGAAGCAGCATGAGGCTGATTAAATTTCCTTATCCGAATTTCGGACTGGATGATATTGGAAATGCGACGGTCGCTGATAAAAATACAGATCGATCAAGCAATAGTTTACTTTCCTATTTTACACGTGTCAACTACAATTATGACAACCGTTATTTAATTACAGGAACATTCCGTGCGGATGGTTCATCTAAATTTGCCGAAGGTTCCCGTTGGGGATATTTTCCTTCTGTAGCGGGAGCGTGGCGTGTTTCTCAGGAAAACTTCTGGAAAGATCATAAAATCAATAATTTCTTTAATGATTTTAAATTAAGAATTGAATATGGAGTTACAGGTAACAACGGGGTCTCTAATAACTTGTGGAGAACCAATGTTTTACTGACAGATTATCCGATGAATAATACTCAAGGGTTTCCTGCGTATGTTACCAGTACCAACTGGGGGAATCCTTTGCTTCAGTGGGAAGAGCTGAGAACCACAAATATTGGGGTAGATATGGCATTTTTTAACAGTAGAGTTAAATTAACGTCAGAATGGTATAACAATAACGTTAGCAAAATGTTATTTCAGTCGATAATTCCGGTTTCTACAGGGTACTCCAGACAGTATCAGAATATCGGTTCGATGAGAAACAGAGGGATGGAATTCACATTGAATACCATCAACGTTAAATCAAACAATTTCAGATGGACGACCGATTTAAACATCTCTTTCAATAAATCAAAAGTAATGTCTCTTGAAGACGGGCAGTTGAATAAAACCTTCAGTGTCGGAGGCAGCAGAACGGGAATGGTAACCTACTATGCAACTGTAGGGGAGCAGCTGGGAGATATGTACGGATATGTTTACCAGGGAGTGTATACCACAGATGACTTCACTCAGAATACAGACGGAACATTAAGCTTAAAGCCGGGGGTGGTAAAACCTTCTTCAGGAACTCCGAAGCCAGGAGATATGAAATTTGCCGCGGACAACGAAGCCGGAGATCAATTCACCAGAAAAATGCAAAAGATAGGAAATGGAACTCCTGATTTTATTGGGGGAATCAGTAATAATTTCTCATATAAAGGCTTTGATTTGGCGGTATTTATGAAGTTCAGTGTAGGGAATGATATTTATAATGCGACGAAGCAGAGTTTAAGTCCTTACGCCATGTTTCAGAACGTGCCTTCAGAATTCGGAAATAATTATTATCATTTGATTGACCCGAATACAGGTTTGGCAACAACAAATTTGGTAAGATTGAAAGAATTGAATCCAAACGAGGATTCCAACCTTTGGAGTTTAAGCAATACCAATACGGCCAATATTGCTTATCCTTCTTCTTATTATGTCGAGAATGGCTCTTATTTAAGAATTGCTCAGGTTACCTTAGGGTATTCTTTTGCTAAAGAATTTTTAAATAAAGTGATGCTGTCCAATGCACGTATTTATTTCACAGTGAATAATTTAGCAACGATCACCGGATATTCAGGTTATGATCCTGAAGTTACGGCAGCAAGTGGAGTGACTGTGACAC
- the rhaT gene encoding L-rhamnose/proton symporter RhaT: MNALLGVIFHFLGGFSSGSFYLPYKKVKGWQWETFWLIGGFFSWIIVPPLAAFLTIPGFWEIIKNESSSILGLTFLFGALWGIGGFMYGLGVRYLGVALGSSIMLGLTMVIGSLVPSMYYEFSPQDGKDNIGLMLSSSWGQFVLLGLFVCVIGIIISGKAGVMKDKELQTESVDPHGVQVKTEYKFGLGLTVAIISGVLSACFNFGLEAGKPMAVVANEAWKLANPNQGEFLFQNNVTYIVVLWGGMATNLIGCLYLSFKNKSYTDYAKKNVPVVKNIIFCALAGTMWFLQFFFYGMGESKMGNGPSSWILHMAFIILIANLWGVIIKEWKGVSKKTISTIVAGMLVMFISILIVGYGNSLR; encoded by the coding sequence CCATTTTTTAGGAGGTTTTTCTTCGGGAAGTTTTTACTTACCCTACAAGAAAGTAAAGGGATGGCAATGGGAAACCTTTTGGTTGATCGGTGGATTTTTTTCTTGGATCATCGTTCCGCCTCTAGCTGCATTTCTTACGATACCCGGCTTTTGGGAAATCATTAAAAATGAAAGTTCATCTATTTTAGGTCTTACCTTTTTGTTCGGAGCCCTGTGGGGAATCGGTGGTTTTATGTATGGTCTTGGGGTTCGTTATTTGGGTGTTGCACTTGGAAGTAGCATTATGTTGGGGCTGACAATGGTTATTGGTTCACTTGTTCCCTCAATGTACTATGAATTTTCTCCACAGGACGGAAAAGATAATATTGGCCTGATGCTTTCAAGCTCGTGGGGACAATTTGTTTTATTGGGACTTTTTGTCTGTGTTATCGGCATTATCATCAGCGGAAAAGCGGGAGTAATGAAAGACAAGGAACTTCAGACCGAATCTGTAGACCCTCACGGTGTGCAGGTAAAAACCGAGTATAAATTCGGTTTGGGATTGACGGTTGCCATTATATCAGGTGTTTTGAGTGCCTGTTTCAACTTTGGTCTTGAAGCCGGAAAACCTATGGCAGTAGTTGCCAATGAAGCCTGGAAACTGGCAAATCCCAATCAGGGCGAGTTTCTTTTTCAGAACAATGTCACATATATCGTTGTCCTTTGGGGTGGGATGGCTACGAACCTTATCGGCTGTCTTTATCTTTCATTTAAAAATAAATCGTATACGGATTATGCTAAAAAAAATGTACCTGTTGTAAAGAATATTATCTTCTGTGCGCTTGCCGGAACCATGTGGTTTTTACAGTTCTTCTTTTATGGGATGGGAGAAAGTAAAATGGGGAACGGACCGAGCTCATGGATTCTTCATATGGCATTTATTATTTTGATCGCGAACCTTTGGGGTGTAATCATCAAAGAATGGAAAGGCGTTTCAAAAAAAACAATCTCTACGATTGTGGCGGGAATGCTGGTGATGTTTATTTCGATCCTGATTGTGGGATATGGGAACTCACTGCGATAA